One Candidatus Binatia bacterium DNA window includes the following coding sequences:
- a CDS encoding carboxymuconolactone decarboxylase family protein, with translation MGKPRIPLLSIGESIEAGGAVGVSEYMAKLSIFRVLLRHPKVAKQVHDLLIALLLDSKVGAHLRELLIMRVGGMTGSVYEWTQHCKVALDLGVPADGKAP, from the coding sequence ATGGGCAAGCCGCGCATTCCCCTGCTGTCGATCGGGGAGTCCATCGAGGCCGGCGGGGCGGTCGGCGTCAGCGAGTACATGGCCAAGCTCTCGATCTTCCGGGTGCTGCTGCGCCACCCCAAGGTCGCCAAACAGGTGCACGACCTGCTGATCGCGTTGCTGCTCGATTCCAAGGTGGGCGCGCACCTCCGCGAGCTCCTCATCATGCGGGTCGGCGGGATGACCGGCTCGGTCTACGAGTGGACGCAGCACTGTAAGGTCGCACTCGACCTGGGAGTTCCGGCCGACGGGAAAGCCCCCTAA
- a CDS encoding polymer-forming cytoskeletal protein has protein sequence MPDLERTAVAAAPGKPNREQRFRHQIEAGVSISGRIHFPGDARIDGKLKGEVRAEKLLLIGEKAELHATVSAQHMVLAGTMRGDVIRSGTVELEATARLLGNIEAKNLVVHAGAFFDGRAAIGKPAPSAKSATPGQAARERTTPAQRRANG, from the coding sequence GTGCCGGACCTGGAGCGCACCGCGGTCGCCGCGGCCCCCGGCAAACCAAATCGGGAACAGCGCTTCCGGCACCAGATCGAAGCCGGTGTTTCGATCTCCGGTCGCATCCACTTCCCCGGCGATGCGCGCATCGACGGGAAGTTGAAGGGCGAGGTCCGAGCCGAGAAGCTGCTGCTGATCGGCGAGAAAGCCGAGCTCCACGCGACCGTCAGTGCGCAACACATGGTGCTCGCAGGCACGATGCGCGGCGACGTGATCCGCAGCGGAACCGTGGAACTCGAAGCGACGGCCCGCCTGCTCGGCAACATCGAGGCAAAGAACCTCGTCGTGCACGCCGGCGCCTTCTTCGACGGACGCGCGGCGATCGGGAAACCAGCCCCCAGCGCGAAGTCCGCGACGCCTGGCCAGGCCGCACGGGAACGAACCACTCCCGCCCAGCGACGCGCCAACGGCTGA
- the rplS gene encoding 50S ribosomal protein L19 gives MAAGDIINAIETEQLRSDIPDFKAGDTLRVHVKVVEGEKERIQVFEGVCIRRKHGSIRETFTVRKVSYSVGVERTFPVHSPRIDKIEVMTRGKVRRAKLYYLRELSGRAARIKEIGQN, from the coding sequence ATGGCCGCCGGCGACATCATCAATGCAATCGAGACGGAACAGCTTCGTAGCGACATCCCCGACTTCAAGGCGGGTGACACGCTGCGCGTTCACGTCAAGGTCGTCGAGGGCGAGAAAGAGCGTATTCAGGTCTTCGAAGGCGTCTGCATCCGCCGCAAGCACGGCAGCATCCGCGAGACGTTCACCGTCCGCAAGGTGTCGTACTCCGTGGGCGTCGAGCGTACCTTCCCGGTGCACTCTCCGCGCATCGACAAGATCGAAGTCATGACGCGCGGCAAGGTGCGTCGCGCGAAGTTGTACTACCTCCGCGAACTTTCCGGCCGCGCGGCACGCATCAAGGAAATCGGCCAGAACTAA
- a CDS encoding helix-turn-helix domain-containing protein, whose protein sequence is MDSFRYAQFCPLARATEILGQRWTLLVVRELICGPQRFADLKRRLPGVSPSVLTERLDRLEQHGVVERCELGPPTPAKLYALTEHGEALRPILLDLTRWGLRWLLPAIEGDHMEPDWIKIGVEALASKVESPKRRLELVSTSAAGNSATVRLEGGERGTHIVSDALPVDLTIEAPPQTMMGLMSGLLPVPTAEEQGAKFSGDMSALEDLPRLFQFSLESGT, encoded by the coding sequence GTGGACTCGTTCCGATACGCCCAATTTTGCCCCCTCGCCCGGGCAACCGAGATCCTCGGACAACGGTGGACCCTGCTCGTCGTGCGGGAGCTGATCTGCGGTCCCCAGCGCTTCGCGGACCTCAAACGGCGCCTGCCCGGGGTGAGCCCGAGCGTCCTGACCGAGCGTCTCGACCGTCTGGAACAGCACGGTGTCGTCGAACGCTGCGAGCTCGGGCCTCCGACGCCCGCGAAGCTGTACGCACTCACCGAGCACGGCGAGGCCCTCCGCCCGATCCTCCTCGACCTCACGCGGTGGGGGCTACGCTGGCTGCTTCCTGCCATCGAGGGCGACCACATGGAGCCCGACTGGATCAAGATCGGCGTCGAAGCCCTCGCCTCGAAGGTAGAGTCGCCCAAGCGCCGCCTGGAACTCGTGTCGACCTCGGCGGCCGGCAACAGCGCGACGGTTCGACTCGAAGGCGGCGAGCGCGGCACACACATCGTGTCGGACGCATTGCCGGTCGACCTCACCATAGAAGCTCCGCCTCAAACGATGATGGGACTCATGAGCGGCCTACTCCCTGTCCCCACGGCAGAGGAGCAAGGCGCCAAGTTCTCGGGCGACATGTCTGCGCTCGAGGATCTACCCCGCCTCTTCCAGTTCAGTCTGGAAAGCGGCACATGA
- a CDS encoding hemerythrin domain-containing protein translates to MARRHPSLIPLSHDHREALGLVFRLHNPAPPGRVTAMTPVSTAASRATETIEFFSRHLETHFRAEEEALFPFLVARAELDDASGSLVERLIGEHRRLGELRDAIEAAARGAGELEEALVAFGDLLETHVRTEERELFARFPADLPEDEAGPVAAAIRAALGRD, encoded by the coding sequence GTGGCCCGCCGACATCCGAGTCTGATCCCGCTTTCCCACGATCACCGTGAGGCGCTGGGGCTCGTCTTTCGCCTGCACAACCCCGCCCCGCCCGGCCGGGTGACAGCGATGACGCCGGTGAGCACCGCTGCCAGTCGGGCCACGGAGACGATCGAGTTCTTCAGCCGTCACCTCGAAACCCACTTCCGGGCGGAGGAGGAGGCGCTGTTTCCGTTTTTGGTTGCGCGAGCCGAGCTCGATGACGCGTCGGGCTCTCTGGTCGAGCGGCTGATCGGCGAGCACCGGCGGCTCGGCGAGCTGCGCGACGCGATCGAGGCGGCGGCGCGCGGAGCCGGCGAGCTCGAGGAGGCGCTGGTGGCCTTCGGGGATCTCCTCGAGACGCACGTCCGCACGGAGGAGCGCGAGCTGTTCGCGCGTTTTCCGGCGGATCTTCCTGAGGATGAGGCCGGGCCGGTTGCCGCGGCGATTCGCGCCGCTCTCGGGCGCGACTGA